CCGCAATGAATGCAGCCCTCAACCCTCAGTCTTCTGAGGTTCGAAACACCACTCCGCATGCGGAAAGCTTTTGAAGACCCAACAGCCTAACCGTTTTTGCGACCATACACCCCCGCCCTCCCAAGGAAGGCCTCACTTTCCGCTGGTCACTCCGCCCCGCCGCCTCCAGCCCCCCTCCCTACACCCTGTTCATCCTCCATCTCCTGCGCTACCTCAGCACCCTACTCACCTTTCACGCCCTCACCCTCCTGCTCTTCACCCACAGCACCCTCCGCCGCCTGCTGAGCCTCGTCTGGCAAAAACTCATCGAAATCCCACCCCGCCAGGACTGACCGCGACCGCACTCATTGAAGCATCGTTTGTTAGCAAATGCCGCCTTCCAGTTGCGCAGCCTTCCCCAGCTCAGGCCTGCGGGTCATTGACCTCAGCCGTCTCAGCGGCAGCCTTGGCCGCTTCGCTCCGTGCTTTGTCGGCCAGATAGCTGCGGTGAAAGAGCCAGAACAGCAGACAAAGGAGCGCGGCCTTGCCCCCCTCGGTGACCGGCCCATCGTCCAGCTTCCCGGCTGCAACCCAATAGCCCTTAGCGACGCTGAGTCCGAACATGGCGGCCATGCATTTGAGATACAACAGGACTTCGGACATTCTCATAGCCTTCAGGAAAAAACAGCCTAACCAACAACCTCACCCCTCATCAACCCGTCTTCAGCACTGAATACCGAATACCGCATACTGAAAACGGCACACTGTCCTACGCCGCCTTCTCCAGCTCCTGCCGCCGCACGTCACGCACGCAGAAGTTCTCCGCTTCGGCCACGCCCCAGACGAGGTGCCGGGCCAGCATGCGCATCAGGCCGCGGCTGTAGCGGGAGCGGGTGTAGCCGCCGGAGGCCATGCTGGCGATGTGGAAGGTGGAATGCCGCTCCATCACGCTGGCGATGTTAAAGGGGGAAGGTTTCATGGCCAGGTTCTTGCCCGCCAGATGAATGCGGAAAATGCGCCCGTCATAAAAGTACCGGACCAGCTCAGTCCACGCCTCATGCCACTGCACCATACGGCGGCTGTAGCGGTCCATGGCCATCGTTAGCGCTGCCGGGTTTTTCAAAAGCTCCGGTCCTTTGGAAAACACACAGGCATCCAGCTGCCGAGCGCCCTCCAGGGACATGAACAGGCCGGGGGAAAGCATGGGGTCCACAAAGCCAAAGGCATCCCCCAGCAGCACCCAGCCCGGCCCGTGTCCGCGCTCAGACAGGAGCTGGTAGTTGGTATAGGTCATCACCGGGCTGACCCGCCGGGCGCTTGCGCCCTTGGCCGCCAGGATGGGCTCCTCGCGGATGGCCTGCTCCAGCCGCTCCTCCGGCGTCTCTCCCAGGGTCTTCGAATGCTCCTTGCTCACCACGATGCCCACGGACAGCCGCCCCGGCAGGGGGATGCGCCAGCTCCAGCCTGCCCGCAGCACCGAGATGATGACCTGGCCCGGCTCCACCTCATCGTGATCAAAGTCCTCAAAATGGGCAAAATACGCCACATCATTCCGCTCCCCCCGCACCGCCGGGATCTCCATGGCCCGCGCGAAGGCCCGCGCCCGGCCGGAGGCATCCACCAGCAACGGCCGCGCCTCCGCCTTCAGCCCCGCCTTTTCCAGGCTGGCTGCGCCCAGGCGGATCACCGGCTCCCCGTCCTCCACCCCCGCCACCAGCTCCGCCCGTGCATGGACAAACCGTGCGCCCAGCTCCTCCGCACGAAGCCGCAGCAGATTGTCCAGCTCCGGCCGGGGTGTGTTGTAGGAGTACGGCGGCAGGTGCCCCTCCACATTCTTGAAGCTGAAATGGATGCGCGGCCCTCCATCCGTGACAAAGAAAGACGCTCCCGGTTTGCGGACGGACATCGCCGCCACGCGATCCTCG
This portion of the Prosthecobacter sp. SYSU 5D2 genome encodes:
- a CDS encoding NAD(P)/FAD-dependent oxidoreductase, translated to MTDRSSPEVVIVGAGPAGCTLAALLAQRGVACVVFDDDKRPDLLVGESLIPGVVPVFRQLGIEDRVAAMSVRKPGASFFVTDGGPRIHFSFKNVEGHLPPYSYNTPRPELDNLLRLRAEELGARFVHARAELVAGVEDGEPVIRLGAASLEKAGLKAEARPLLVDASGRARAFARAMEIPAVRGERNDVAYFAHFEDFDHDEVEPGQVIISVLRAGWSWRIPLPGRLSVGIVVSKEHSKTLGETPEERLEQAIREEPILAAKGASARRVSPVMTYTNYQLLSERGHGPGWVLLGDAFGFVDPMLSPGLFMSLEGARQLDACVFSKGPELLKNPAALTMAMDRYSRRMVQWHEAWTELVRYFYDGRIFRIHLAGKNLAMKPSPFNIASVMERHSTFHIASMASGGYTRSRYSRGLMRMLARHLVWGVAEAENFCVRDVRRQELEKAA